In Gossypium arboreum isolate Shixiya-1 chromosome 6, ASM2569848v2, whole genome shotgun sequence, the following are encoded in one genomic region:
- the LOC108455817 gene encoding uncharacterized protein LOC108455817: MAQEARLKLRMQKELKLLLVDPPHGASFPTLSSQSDITDLSSIHAQIEGPEETVYSKGIFKIKIQIPERYPLQPPIVTFATPIYHPNIDNGGRICLDILNLPPKGAWQPSLNISTVLTSIRLLLSEPNPDDGLMCEASREYKYNRQAFDQKARSMTEKYAKACSYQCTETKVDSTMVEVQGLDQASNHGGLELSPSNKRTHGISQKLSLESTILNNKKDADQKVPNHNLFLSASGTQMECKRKREKENDVLSEYNLNHEKVNGKGRKSSSKVSGQFKDDFDNKENVDPNYLSSLYQHQASSESSFSLASDNQQLDQHEDDNSANSSTKSSSKLCQSQKDPFGSMEPMQTFEKVKILGTVEKSHVDRTENICANKKTEKLSSVGKKLSLGLKGSAHRQQVNNKENVMPVQNLPYSKPQTLERKGLGRKLSLIPSTQQLQQGCRGDQKPQSHQVVQSMQADVEVKEKGAEEMEQESSISEKVVVLDSEDSEGEKQTAPLRTRMPLAARKRLGRWRV; encoded by the exons ATGGCTCAAGAAGCAAGGCTAAAACTGAGAATGCAAAAGGAGCTGAAGCTCCTTCTTGTCGATCCTCCTCATGGCGCTTCCTTTCCTACCCTCTCTTCACAATCTGATATTACTGATCTCTCTTCCATCCACGCCC AAATAGAAGGTCCTGAAGAAACTGTTTATAGCAAAGGAATCTTCAAGATTAAGATTCAGATACCTGAAAG GTATCCACTTCAGCCTCCGATTGTGACTTTTGCGACGCCAATTTATCACCCGAACATCGATAATGGAGGTCGAATTTGCCTTGACATTCTCAATCTTCCTCCCAAG GGGGCATGGCAACCATCATTGAACATTTCAACAGTGCTTACAAGTATAAGGCTATTGCTCAGCGAACCAAATCCTGATGATGGCCTAATGTGTGAAGCA AGTAGGGAATACAAGTATAATAGACAAGCTTTTGACCAAAAAGCACGATCAATGACTGAAAAATATGCCAAGGCTTGTAGCTATCAATGCACTGAAACTAAAGTTGATTCAACGATG GTGGAAGTTCAAGGATTGGACCAAGCATCAAACCATGGTGGTCTGGAGCTTAGTCCTAGCAATAAAAGAACACATGGCATTAGCCAAAAGTTATCACTGGAATCTACAATCTTAAACAATAAAAAAGATGCTGACCAGAAGGTGCCTAATCACAACTTATTTCTTTCGGCATCGGGAACTCAAATGGAATGTAAGCGAAAAAGAGAGAAGGAAAATGATGTGTTGAGCGAATACAATCTTAACCATGAAAAAGTTAATGGAAAAGGGCGGAAATCATCTTCGAAAGTGTCTGGTCAGTTCAAGGACGATTTTGATAACAAGGAGAATGTGGACCCAAATTACCTATCATCACTCTACCAACATCAAGCTTCCTCTGAATCCTCATTTTCTCTGGCTAGCGACAATCAACAACTTGACCAGCATGAAGATGATAATTCAGCAAACAGCAGCACAAAGAGCAGTTCAAAGCTATGCCAAAGCCAGAAAGATCCATTTGGGTCTATGGAACCAATGCAAACATTTGAAAAAGTGAAAATTCTTGGGACAGTTGAAAAGAGTCATGTTGACAGAACCGAAAACATCTGTGCCAATAAAAAAACTGAGAAGCTTAGTTCAGTAGGTAAGAAGCTTTCACTGGGACTCAAAGGCTCAGCACATAGACAACAGGTGAACAACAAAGAGAATGTGATGCCGGTTCAAAACTTGCCATATTCAAAGCCCCAAACTCTTGAAAGAAAGGGGCTTGGTCGTAAGCTATCTTTAATTCCTTCAACACAACAACTGCAACAGGGATGCAGGGGTGACCAGAAGCCGCAGTCTCATCAAGTTGTTCAAAGTATGCAAGCTGATGTGGAGGTAAAGGAGAAAGGAGCAGAAGAAATGGAACAAGAATCTTCAATATCTGAAAAGGTAGTAGTGCTAGATAGTGAAGACAGCGAGGGGGAAAAGCAGACTGCCCCATTGAGGACGAGAATGCCACTAGCAGCTAGGAAGCGCCTTGGGAGGTGGAGAGTTTAA
- the LOC108455826 gene encoding uncharacterized protein LOC108455826, with the protein MASFICISLSPPSITLAPPSTTSTSSSYTSTGVICRYPLAFTVSNGHQRSRRKTRHVVCMAPEEEKLTRRNPLDFPIEWERPNPGRRPDIFPQFSPMKTPLPPPMPYDPPEEDEEEEEKKEEEEEDPEKEEEPENPDKQ; encoded by the exons ATGGCATCTTTCATTTGCATCTCCTTATCCCCGCCGTCCATAACCCTAGCTCCGCCCTCAACCACCTCCACCTCTTCTTCTTACACTTCCACGGGTGTCATTTGCAGATACCCCCTCGCCTTTACAGTCTCTAATGGCCATCAACGGAGCAGGAGAAAGACACGTCATGTGGTTTGTATGGCTCCCGAGGAAGAGAAATTGACTCGCCGCAATCCCCTCGATTTCCCCATT GAGTGGGAGAGGCCTAATCCCGGGCGTAGACCTGATATATTTCCTCAATTTAGCCCTATGAAGACACCATTACCACCACCAATGCCATACGATCCTccagaagaagatgaagaagaggaagaaaagaaagaggaaGAGGAGGAAGATCCTGAAAAGGAAGAAGAACCCGAGAATCCTGATAAACAATAG